The proteins below are encoded in one region of Pomacea canaliculata isolate SZHN2017 linkage group LG7, ASM307304v1, whole genome shotgun sequence:
- the LOC112567967 gene encoding uncharacterized protein LOC112567967 produces the protein MDTPTLVPGTCYYRQVCYLTLVLALADSEREYKCTVENDGDKDSASLTLGIVNEDGNAPIQTSSTQSHTLPPASPTENYSSTAGAISDNTILCLVTSVCLMVLIQTGP, from the exons ATGGACACACCTACCCTAGTGCCAGGCACATGTTACTATCGTCAGGTCTGCTATTTAACACTCGTCCTTGCACTTGCTGACTCCGAGAGAGAATACAAGTGTACAGTGGAGAACGATGGTGACAAAGACTCGGCCTCTCTCACTCTTGGGATAGTCAATGAAGATG gcAATGCACCAATCCAAACTTCATCAACTCAGA gcCATACACTACCCCCAGCTTCACCAACTGAGA ACTACAGCTCAACCGCTGGTGCCATTTCTGACAACACGATTCTCTGCCTCGTTACTTCTGTATGTCTGATGGTGTTGATACAAACTGGGCCATAA